In one Bacillus sp. PK3_68 genomic region, the following are encoded:
- a CDS encoding FAD synthetase family protein, which translates to MDIHTPGTLKLPASVLTIGALDGIHRGHQALLLKAKERAKKLEVPFVVYTFDPPPKVFFTGCQLLMTVEEKLQRLDMLRVDHVIVGPFNEAFMKQEVPDFIEEIQEMNPLEVWEGPNFLFGKNRKGTIEVLRRYFNIGIVQPLTCEQGEMISSTRIRGLLKQGKFSQAAKLLGEERFNGSILEKSYVANS; encoded by the coding sequence TTGGATATTCACACACCAGGTACGTTGAAGCTGCCTGCATCTGTTCTGACAATCGGCGCTCTTGATGGGATTCACAGGGGACATCAGGCCTTATTACTAAAAGCAAAAGAACGGGCTAAAAAGCTTGAGGTACCTTTTGTTGTCTATACCTTTGATCCTCCTCCCAAAGTGTTTTTTACAGGCTGCCAGCTCTTAATGACAGTAGAAGAAAAGTTGCAGCGGCTTGACATGCTCAGGGTTGACCATGTGATTGTCGGCCCGTTTAATGAGGCGTTCATGAAACAAGAAGTACCAGATTTTATTGAGGAAATACAAGAAATGAATCCCCTTGAAGTATGGGAGGGCCCAAATTTTCTCTTTGGTAAAAATAGAAAAGGCACAATCGAAGTGTTGCGCCGTTACTTCAATATAGGTATTGTACAGCCGTTAACATGTGAGCAAGGAGAAATGATTTCTTCCACTCGGATACGCGGCCTGTTAAAGCAGGGGAAATTCTCTCAGGCAGCAAAGCTGCTGGGGGAAGAGCGCTTTAATGGATCTATTTTGGAAAAATCTTATGTTGCAAATTCATAA
- a CDS encoding DUF2294 domain-containing protein: protein MSKKIHEFNDIIRKLRKDLLGKGPDRIHSVFVENMAISTLYGNLTPTEKFIAKTPEGKEMVHAARTKLIQEVYAANPPEGLEELIGAKLVHLFSDIKVEEDIAVSVFVFDKNII, encoded by the coding sequence ATGTCTAAAAAAATCCATGAATTTAATGATATCATTCGCAAGCTGCGTAAAGATTTATTGGGAAAAGGACCAGATCGCATTCATAGTGTGTTCGTTGAAAATATGGCTATTTCTACTTTATACGGCAATCTGACGCCAACAGAGAAATTCATTGCCAAAACACCAGAGGGAAAAGAGATGGTGCATGCAGCCAGAACAAAGTTGATTCAAGAAGTATACGCAGCTAATCCACCCGAGGGATTGGAAGAGCTGATTGGAGCAAAGCTCGTTCATTTGTTTTCTGATATTAAGGTAGAAGAAGATATTGCTGTTTCTGTATTTGTCTTTGATAAAAATATTATTTAG
- the hydA gene encoding dihydropyrimidinase → MKKLIKNGTIVTATDLYEADILIENGKVAAIGRNLSEGAAEIIDAQGAYVFPGGIDPHTHLDMPFGGTVTSDDFETGTIAAAYGGTTTVIDFCLTNKGEPLKNAIQTWHKKSRDRAVIDYGFHLMISEVNDHVLEEIPRVIEEEGITSFKVFMAYKNVFQADDETLFRTLLTAKEHGALVMVHAENGDVIDFLVNKALKEGNTDPIYHALTRPPEVEGEATGRAAQLTGLADSQLYVVHVSCAEAVERIEEARKKGYQVWGETCPQYLVLDQSYLEKPNFEGAKYVWSPPLREKWNQEVLWNALKNGQLQTLGSDQCSFNFKGQKELGLGDFTKIPNGGPIIEDRFSLLFSEGVKKGRISINQFVDIVSTRIAKLFGLFPRKGTIAVGSDADIVIFDPNKERVISAETHHMNVDYSAFEGMKVTGEPISVLSRGEFVIREKEFVGKPGAGQYLKRDRFGSKKKKAEQVL, encoded by the coding sequence ATGAAGAAATTAATAAAAAATGGAACAATTGTGACCGCAACAGATCTTTATGAAGCAGATATTTTAATTGAAAATGGGAAAGTAGCTGCCATTGGCAGGAATTTAAGTGAGGGCGCAGCTGAAATCATTGATGCCCAGGGAGCTTACGTATTTCCTGGAGGAATTGATCCCCATACACACTTAGATATGCCATTCGGTGGGACAGTTACAAGCGATGATTTTGAGACAGGGACCATCGCAGCAGCTTATGGAGGTACCACAACGGTTATTGATTTTTGCTTAACGAACAAAGGGGAACCGCTAAAAAATGCTATTCAAACATGGCATAAGAAATCGCGGGACCGAGCGGTTATTGACTATGGGTTCCATCTTATGATCAGTGAAGTCAATGATCATGTGCTCGAAGAAATTCCACGTGTCATTGAGGAGGAAGGAATTACATCATTTAAAGTATTTATGGCTTACAAAAATGTATTCCAGGCCGATGATGAAACTTTATTCCGCACACTCCTGACTGCTAAAGAGCATGGCGCACTTGTTATGGTGCATGCAGAGAATGGGGACGTCATTGACTTTTTAGTAAATAAGGCGTTAAAAGAAGGAAATACCGATCCGATTTACCATGCGTTGACCAGGCCGCCGGAGGTAGAAGGAGAAGCTACAGGAAGAGCGGCACAGCTGACAGGACTAGCTGATTCTCAGCTGTATGTTGTTCACGTGTCCTGTGCTGAAGCGGTGGAAAGAATTGAAGAAGCCAGAAAGAAAGGCTACCAGGTCTGGGGAGAGACGTGCCCGCAATACCTGGTGCTTGACCAGTCGTATTTAGAAAAACCAAATTTTGAGGGAGCAAAATACGTCTGGTCCCCGCCTCTTCGTGAAAAGTGGAATCAAGAAGTGCTATGGAACGCTCTGAAGAATGGACAGCTGCAGACCCTCGGTTCCGATCAATGCTCCTTTAACTTTAAAGGGCAAAAGGAGCTGGGACTGGGAGACTTCACTAAGATTCCGAATGGAGGCCCAATCATCGAGGATCGGTTCAGTCTTCTTTTCTCGGAAGGTGTCAAAAAAGGACGGATCTCAATTAATCAATTTGTTGATATTGTATCAACAAGAATCGCCAAGCTGTTCGGTCTTTTTCCAAGAAAAGGAACGATTGCTGTGGGAAGCGATGCTGATATTGTCATTTTCGATCCGAACAAGGAAAGAGTAATATCAGCTGAAACTCATCATATGAATGTAGATTACAGCGCGTTCGAAGGAATGAAGGTAACAGGAGAACCTATTTCTGTTTTATCGCGAGGCGAATTTGTCATTCGTGAAAAGGAGTTTGTTGGGAAGCCGGGGGCAGGCCAGTACTTAAAGAGAGATCGTTTTGGAAGTAAGAAGAAGAAAGCAGAGCAAGTACTTTAA
- a CDS encoding 4-hydroxyphenylacetate 3-hydroxylase family protein — protein sequence MALMTGKQYRESLNDGREIYIDGEKVTNVAEHPSFKPIIDVKARMYDMAHEAQYKDILTTTLEDGEVVSRAYKTPKTKEDLTAIRTHVETVLDDLGGVVYRVGDETIGEMWSLYDAKDKLNEIDPTYAKNIDYHIDRVAREDLFHVSANTDPKGDRSKLFSGEDGGTLLHVVEENDRGIVVKGAKFETAAAYAHQAFVKPTILDWNAGSEKMAPFACGFICDMGAPGLKHICRSSLGTNKNETDYPIATKFEEIDTLLIFDNVLIPWENVLFHRSLESAAYIRSTLHRYSAFNYTLRMLRRADYLIGVALLNVEQTGLTQLQAVKEKVSQLINYRESINAHLTAAVANAEVSPGGLMMPNQSLLYTGRVFALSNFPAMAHLTRELVGGQLAVTPDSTTMADPSVQEYIDKYYSVGEWSPEERGKLLYFARDLLNSSYAGHRTTFELFAQSPPFAQQMAVFSNFDAENQRELVRKAADLKPSIAVTNL from the coding sequence ATGGCCTTAATGACGGGCAAACAATACCGCGAATCACTGAATGATGGCCGGGAGATTTACATTGATGGTGAGAAGGTTACAAATGTGGCAGAACATCCATCGTTTAAGCCAATTATTGATGTGAAAGCCAGAATGTATGATATGGCTCATGAAGCGCAATATAAGGATATTTTAACAACGACACTGGAGGATGGAGAAGTTGTTTCTCGTGCATATAAGACACCGAAAACAAAAGAAGATTTAACAGCAATCCGTACCCACGTGGAAACTGTACTGGATGATCTTGGCGGGGTCGTTTACCGTGTCGGTGATGAAACGATCGGTGAAATGTGGTCTTTATACGATGCGAAGGACAAATTGAATGAAATTGACCCTACGTATGCAAAGAACATTGATTATCATATCGATCGCGTGGCAAGAGAGGATTTATTCCATGTTTCTGCTAATACAGATCCGAAGGGCGATCGCAGCAAGCTGTTCAGCGGAGAAGACGGCGGCACATTGCTTCATGTTGTTGAAGAAAACGACAGAGGTATTGTCGTAAAAGGAGCTAAATTCGAAACAGCAGCTGCTTACGCTCACCAGGCTTTCGTTAAACCAACCATCTTGGATTGGAATGCAGGGTCAGAAAAAATGGCTCCTTTCGCGTGCGGATTCATTTGTGACATGGGAGCGCCTGGATTGAAGCACATTTGCCGTTCTTCGCTCGGCACCAATAAAAATGAAACAGATTATCCAATCGCAACTAAATTTGAAGAAATTGATACGCTACTTATTTTCGATAATGTGCTTATTCCATGGGAAAATGTGTTGTTTCACCGTTCTTTAGAATCAGCTGCTTACATCCGTTCAACATTGCACCGTTATTCTGCCTTTAACTATACACTCAGAATGCTGCGCCGAGCTGATTATTTAATTGGAGTAGCTTTGCTTAATGTAGAACAAACAGGACTTACTCAACTCCAAGCAGTAAAGGAAAAAGTTTCGCAATTAATCAATTACCGTGAAAGTATCAATGCTCACTTAACAGCGGCAGTGGCCAATGCAGAAGTGAGCCCGGGCGGTTTAATGATGCCGAATCAATCTCTGCTTTACACTGGACGTGTGTTTGCCTTGTCGAACTTCCCGGCCATGGCTCATTTAACGAGAGAGCTCGTTGGTGGGCAATTAGCTGTAACACCGGATTCAACAACGATGGCTGATCCGTCGGTCCAGGAATATATCGATAAGTATTATTCTGTTGGTGAATGGAGTCCGGAAGAGAGAGGGAAATTACTGTATTTTGCAAGGGACCTTTTAAATTCTTCCTATGCAGGGCATAGAACAACGTTTGAATTGTTTGCGCAAAGCCCGCCGTTCGCTCAGCAAATGGCTGTTTTCAGCAACTTCGATGCAGAAAACCAGCGTGAGCTCGTTCGTAAAGCAGCTGATTTGAAGCCATCCATAGCTGTTACTAATTTGTAA
- a CDS encoding Zn-dependent hydrolase produces MYKQKIAVNGKRLKETLEHFADFGRTKNNGVTRLSLSEEDRLARDYFRSCCEELNMTVQIDDMGNMYATLEGIENKPPIVVGSHMDTVKKGGRFDGILGVAAGLEVARTLVENNIKPQVPLTIVNFTNEEGARFEPSMMSSGVLSGKFEKAVMMKKTDTEGMTFEEALHSIGYAGDRKYRLTEATAFLELHIEQGPILERESLTIGVVECVVGMVCYEIEVTGESNHAGTTPMNMRKDALFTANDLIANARKKLSSLDKELVFTIGRMNITPNIHTVIPDKVVFSLEARHKDPTVIKQVEAIIRDLTQLPSEQDCTVKAEKLWGRDTVWFDESICHALEQSARSLGYPFKRMVSGAGHDAQFIASYIPSAMIFVPSIKGKSHSEDELTTWEDCEKGVNVLLETILTLKS; encoded by the coding sequence GTGTATAAACAAAAGATAGCGGTTAATGGAAAACGCTTAAAAGAAACACTTGAACATTTTGCGGATTTCGGCCGCACAAAAAACAATGGAGTAACCCGTCTGTCTCTATCTGAAGAAGACCGCTTAGCCAGAGATTATTTTCGTTCCTGCTGTGAAGAATTAAATATGACTGTCCAGATTGATGATATGGGCAACATGTATGCTACTTTAGAAGGCATCGAAAACAAACCGCCAATCGTTGTTGGTTCACATATGGATACCGTAAAAAAAGGCGGCCGCTTTGATGGGATTCTCGGGGTTGCTGCCGGCTTAGAAGTTGCCCGAACTTTAGTAGAGAATAATATAAAGCCACAAGTCCCTCTTACTATAGTAAACTTTACCAATGAAGAAGGAGCTCGCTTCGAGCCTTCTATGATGTCCTCAGGGGTTCTTTCAGGAAAATTTGAAAAAGCTGTAATGATGAAAAAGACAGACACAGAGGGTATGACTTTTGAGGAAGCCCTCCATTCTATTGGTTATGCAGGCGATAGAAAATACCGATTAACAGAAGCCACGGCTTTTTTGGAATTACACATTGAACAAGGGCCGATTCTTGAAAGAGAATCATTAACAATTGGTGTCGTTGAGTGTGTGGTTGGAATGGTATGTTATGAAATCGAAGTAACAGGAGAATCTAATCATGCTGGAACCACCCCTATGAACATGCGGAAAGACGCTCTCTTTACGGCCAATGACCTTATAGCGAACGCTCGCAAAAAACTTAGCTCTCTTGATAAAGAACTTGTATTCACCATAGGAAGAATGAATATAACCCCTAATATACACACAGTCATCCCAGACAAAGTTGTTTTTTCTTTGGAAGCTAGACATAAAGATCCCACCGTTATTAAGCAGGTGGAAGCCATTATTCGAGATTTAACCCAGTTGCCTTCAGAACAAGATTGCACCGTTAAAGCTGAAAAATTGTGGGGGCGAGATACCGTTTGGTTTGACGAGAGTATCTGTCATGCGCTCGAACAATCTGCAAGATCTCTTGGCTATCCATTTAAACGAATGGTAAGCGGCGCCGGCCATGATGCGCAATTTATTGCCAGCTATATCCCTTCAGCCATGATTTTCGTTCCAAGCATCAAGGGGAAAAGTCATTCTGAGGATGAGTTAACTACGTGGGAAGATTGTGAAAAAGGTGTCAATGTACTGCTCGAAACTATTTTGACATTAAAGTCTTAA
- a CDS encoding DUF1641 domain-containing protein: protein MAAPITSIRKQEQTEEERAQQKLTDLQKLLAENENALNSILNIISELNDMGALEAANSLLQAKERVASIAIHQVSREPVTNLMNHFLSVADTLASTDPDMIKKLTGSITAGVEEANEHLHSSKTIGVMDLLKVLKDPDINRAIRFGMHFLKGMGKELKEE, encoded by the coding sequence ATGGCAGCACCGATTACTTCGATCAGGAAACAAGAGCAGACTGAAGAAGAACGCGCCCAGCAGAAATTGACTGACTTGCAAAAGCTGTTGGCAGAGAATGAAAATGCCTTAAACAGCATTCTGAACATTATCAGTGAATTAAATGACATGGGGGCACTGGAAGCAGCCAACTCCCTGCTGCAGGCAAAAGAACGCGTCGCTAGCATTGCCATTCATCAAGTCTCCCGTGAGCCGGTAACCAATCTTATGAATCACTTTCTCAGTGTAGCGGACACACTGGCCAGCACAGATCCTGACATGATAAAAAAGCTGACAGGAAGCATCACAGCTGGCGTGGAGGAGGCCAACGAACATCTTCACAGCAGTAAAACAATTGGTGTGATGGATTTACTGAAAGTATTGAAGGATCCCGACATCAATCGGGCGATCCGATTTGGCATGCACTTCCTTAAAGGCATGGGAAAAGAATTGAAAGAAGAATAA
- the fdhD gene encoding formate dehydrogenase accessory sulfurtransferase FdhD encodes MNKTEVKRKILRFANGQAEQVEDRIVTEYPVTIKMNGEEFVTMVCTPEYIEDMVIGYLASEGIVRRYEDIKEMRVQEKEGYVHVETDKLNPYSQRFQSKRYITSCCGMSRQGFVFVNDALTAKKMKGIHVTLTPEDCFRLMNEMQESAALFQETGGVHNAALCNKDGIILSRMDIGRHNALDKIYGYCIRNEISISDKVLVFSGRLSSEILSKVAKIGCEVVLTKSAPTELALQLAEELGVTAVGFVRNQSFNVYTCPERINMNAPSAGK; translated from the coding sequence GTGAACAAAACAGAGGTAAAACGAAAGATTCTCCGTTTTGCAAACGGACAGGCAGAGCAAGTCGAGGACCGCATTGTGACCGAATACCCTGTGACGATCAAGATGAACGGAGAAGAGTTCGTAACGATGGTTTGTACTCCTGAGTATATTGAAGACATGGTAATTGGCTATTTGGCGTCAGAAGGAATTGTCCGTCGTTACGAGGACATTAAAGAGATGAGAGTCCAAGAGAAGGAAGGCTATGTTCATGTGGAAACGGATAAGTTAAATCCTTACTCGCAGCGCTTTCAGAGCAAACGGTACATTACTTCCTGCTGCGGCATGAGCAGACAAGGATTTGTTTTTGTTAACGATGCGTTAACCGCTAAGAAAATGAAGGGGATTCACGTCACTCTCACGCCTGAGGATTGTTTTCGCCTCATGAATGAAATGCAGGAGTCGGCCGCTCTCTTTCAGGAGACAGGCGGTGTTCATAACGCTGCTTTATGTAATAAAGATGGAATAATACTAAGCCGAATGGACATTGGCCGCCATAATGCGCTTGATAAAATTTATGGTTATTGCATAAGAAATGAAATTTCTATTAGCGATAAAGTCCTTGTATTCAGTGGCCGTTTATCTTCGGAAATCTTGTCGAAGGTAGCCAAAATCGGCTGCGAAGTCGTCTTGACAAAGTCGGCGCCTACAGAACTCGCTTTACAATTGGCCGAAGAATTAGGGGTTACAGCTGTAGGATTTGTCCGCAATCAATCGTTCAATGTGTATACGTGCCCGGAGAGGATTAACATGAATGCACCCTCTGCCGGCAAATAG
- a CDS encoding NCS1 family transporter: MKRNSEYLKSPDLLPIAHCDRKIGTLGFSVMWVGMAVVLAAFAIGGAGVQSMPLTWVLLASFVGCLIIGFLITLIADIGIEHGISFPIYLRAPFGTLGTHFPSLLRGIAASIWFGINSYFGAAAINGILNILMGFDNWFICLLLFVAAQVINTSIGIKAIEKFANLAAPTIILISIWMYYTLADRASAADKNVWTWIENPVSGTALFAAFLTVVLGNMGYWSTLCADISSISRFIKAPKYEKNWFKRNKGALVGSMIALPLTQTFVVAIGGVAYIAVGNYDPIVALQEAAGGLILGVLLLMIIFAQWSTNTAANLVPAATVFSNIGGPKVPFYVGVIAAGIIGMVTQPWNLFDALMPFLLISGGLLSAIVGILFADYYVIRKRRVNVPDLYEQAGQYSYHMGINWAGVIAWAVGGGASVIFSEYSFIVGFLLSAASYYVLSKYWWFQKYKQAELEDPSDEKYLGITAGRDWVIANGEDDRTDEEQATI, translated from the coding sequence ATGAAAAGAAATAGTGAGTATTTAAAGTCTCCGGATCTTCTTCCTATTGCTCATTGTGATAGAAAAATCGGTACGCTTGGATTTTCAGTAATGTGGGTAGGTATGGCAGTTGTACTGGCAGCCTTTGCGATTGGTGGAGCGGGAGTACAATCTATGCCGCTGACATGGGTTTTGCTAGCATCTTTTGTCGGATGTCTCATAATTGGTTTTCTCATTACTCTTATAGCAGACATAGGCATCGAGCATGGAATTTCCTTTCCTATTTATTTAAGAGCGCCTTTTGGCACATTAGGAACCCATTTTCCTTCTCTTCTTCGTGGAATAGCCGCTTCTATTTGGTTTGGCATTAACTCCTATTTTGGCGCCGCGGCCATTAATGGCATTTTAAACATTCTGATGGGGTTCGACAATTGGTTTATTTGCTTGCTTTTATTTGTAGCAGCTCAGGTCATTAACACATCTATTGGAATTAAAGCGATAGAAAAATTTGCGAATTTGGCAGCCCCGACTATTATTTTGATTTCCATTTGGATGTATTATACTTTAGCTGATCGAGCGAGCGCTGCAGATAAGAACGTATGGACATGGATTGAAAATCCTGTATCAGGAACTGCACTATTCGCTGCTTTCTTGACGGTAGTATTGGGAAATATGGGATACTGGTCTACACTGTGTGCAGACATCTCTTCGATTTCCAGGTTTATTAAAGCTCCGAAATATGAAAAAAACTGGTTTAAGAGAAATAAAGGGGCTTTAGTTGGGAGTATGATCGCCTTGCCACTGACACAAACATTTGTTGTTGCGATCGGGGGAGTGGCCTACATTGCTGTAGGTAATTATGATCCAATTGTGGCGTTGCAGGAAGCTGCCGGCGGGCTCATATTGGGAGTTTTGTTGTTGATGATTATTTTCGCCCAATGGTCGACTAATACGGCAGCTAACTTAGTACCGGCAGCTACTGTTTTCTCTAATATTGGCGGGCCGAAAGTGCCTTTTTATGTGGGGGTTATTGCAGCAGGGATTATCGGAATGGTCACGCAGCCATGGAATCTTTTTGATGCATTAATGCCTTTTCTGCTGATTAGCGGTGGGCTGCTGTCCGCCATCGTTGGTATTTTGTTTGCGGATTATTATGTTATCCGCAAGCGCAGAGTAAATGTGCCCGATTTGTATGAGCAAGCAGGTCAGTATAGTTATCATATGGGGATAAATTGGGCAGGAGTTATTGCTTGGGCAGTAGGAGGAGGAGCTTCGGTTATATTTTCGGAGTATTCCTTTATCGTCGGTTTTTTGCTTTCGGCTGCTAGTTACTATGTATTGTCAAAATATTGGTGGTTCCAAAAATACAAACAGGCTGAACTGGAGGATCCAAGCGATGAGAAATATTTAGGCATTACTGCAGGACGCGATTGGGTCATTGCGAACGGAGAGGATGACCGGACAGATGAGGAGCAAGCCACTATCTAA
- a CDS encoding ABC transporter ATP-binding protein: MMEENKVIELEEVTWKREQNNILSRISWSVKKGEHWAILGLNGSGKTSLLKIITGYQWPTKGKISVLGHLFGKTNIPELRKSIGWVSSSLEEKFHSRPNDSVLEVVLSGKNASVGLYEEINEEDIKKANNLLQQFRIESLADRAFYSLSQGEKKRTMIARALMPSPKLLILDEPCNGLDLYSKEELLSAIEHMSQSSEGPTLLYVTHHIEELMPSFTHALLINQGNIVAAGPKRTVLTEELLSKTFRLPISLDWEDERPWIHIKSTNKI, translated from the coding sequence ATGATGGAAGAGAATAAAGTAATTGAACTGGAAGAAGTCACCTGGAAAAGAGAACAGAACAATATACTCAGCCGCATTTCATGGAGTGTTAAAAAAGGAGAACACTGGGCCATCCTTGGATTAAATGGCTCAGGAAAAACATCCCTTCTGAAAATCATCACTGGTTATCAATGGCCAACGAAAGGAAAAATTTCTGTTTTAGGACACTTATTTGGCAAAACGAATATTCCTGAGCTTCGCAAAAGCATTGGCTGGGTGAGCTCCTCACTGGAAGAAAAATTTCATTCCCGACCAAATGACTCTGTCCTTGAAGTCGTCTTAAGCGGGAAAAATGCCTCTGTCGGCCTGTATGAGGAGATAAACGAAGAAGATATTAAAAAAGCCAACAACCTTCTTCAACAATTCAGAATCGAGAGCTTGGCTGACCGAGCTTTCTATTCCCTATCACAAGGAGAAAAAAAGAGAACGATGATTGCCCGGGCACTAATGCCGTCTCCAAAATTGCTTATCCTAGACGAGCCCTGCAATGGATTGGACTTATATTCAAAAGAAGAACTGCTTTCTGCGATTGAACATATGAGCCAATCATCTGAAGGCCCAACTCTTTTGTATGTGACTCATCACATTGAAGAGCTTATGCCGTCTTTTACACATGCCCTCTTAATTAATCAGGGAAATATTGTTGCCGCCGGCCCTAAAAGAACAGTTTTAACCGAAGAGCTGCTCAGCAAAACTTTCCGTCTCCCAATCTCATTGGACTGGGAGGATGAACGTCCCTGGATTCATATTAAGTCAACGAACAAAATATGA
- the preA gene encoding NAD-dependent dihydropyrimidine dehydrogenase subunit PreA, with protein MADLRVNFAGIQSPNPFWLASAPPTNSGYQVQRAFEAGWGGAVWKTLGEPILNVSSRFAGTHFNGQRVMGFNNIELITDRPLEENLKEIYETKKKFPNHAVIASLMVEPKQEKWHEIVKRVQAVGVDGFELNFGCPHGMAERGMGSASGQVPELVEKQTYWAKEAAEVPVIVKLTPNITDITATAYAAVQGGADAISMINTINSLAGVDIDSWLTIPHVAGKGAHGGYCGPAVKPIALNMVAECARHPEINVPISGIGGISTWRDTVEFMLMGAGSVQVCTAAMHHGFSIVEDMIDGLNNYLDSKGIASLDGLIGQSVQKYSDWGNLDLNYKIVARINNDVCINCNKCHIACEDTSHQCIDMLTAENGNAYLEVREEDCVGCNLCSIVCPVDGAIDMVEIPNGEPMTWNERQAAIKLPICHS; from the coding sequence ATGGCAGACTTGCGTGTGAACTTTGCAGGGATTCAATCACCTAATCCTTTTTGGCTGGCTTCTGCCCCGCCAACAAACTCAGGATATCAAGTACAGAGAGCATTTGAAGCTGGATGGGGTGGAGCGGTGTGGAAAACTTTGGGAGAACCAATTTTAAATGTATCCTCCCGTTTTGCAGGGACTCATTTCAACGGCCAGCGGGTGATGGGATTCAATAACATTGAATTAATCACTGACAGGCCGCTTGAAGAGAATCTAAAGGAAATCTATGAAACGAAAAAGAAGTTTCCGAATCATGCGGTAATTGCTTCCTTGATGGTGGAGCCTAAACAGGAAAAGTGGCATGAAATTGTAAAGAGGGTGCAAGCTGTTGGCGTGGATGGTTTTGAATTAAACTTTGGCTGTCCGCATGGCATGGCAGAGCGCGGCATGGGCTCTGCATCAGGGCAAGTGCCGGAGCTAGTTGAAAAACAGACATATTGGGCAAAAGAAGCGGCAGAAGTGCCTGTTATTGTAAAGCTGACCCCCAATATTACGGATATTACTGCGACTGCCTATGCAGCTGTGCAAGGCGGAGCAGACGCTATCAGTATGATTAACACGATCAACAGCTTAGCTGGTGTTGACATCGATTCATGGCTGACGATTCCGCACGTTGCCGGAAAGGGAGCACATGGAGGTTATTGTGGTCCGGCCGTTAAACCGATTGCTTTGAACATGGTTGCTGAGTGTGCACGGCATCCTGAAATTAATGTTCCAATTTCAGGAATCGGAGGCATATCAACATGGAGAGATACAGTGGAATTCATGCTGATGGGAGCAGGAAGTGTTCAAGTATGCACGGCTGCTATGCACCATGGTTTCAGTATTGTTGAAGACATGATTGATGGTTTGAATAATTATCTGGATAGCAAGGGGATTGCTTCTCTTGATGGTCTTATTGGCCAGTCCGTTCAAAAATATTCCGATTGGGGAAATCTAGATCTCAATTATAAGATTGTAGCTCGTATTAACAACGATGTTTGCATTAATTGCAATAAATGCCATATTGCTTGTGAGGATACGTCCCATCAGTGCATCGACATGCTGACAGCAGAAAATGGAAATGCTTATCTTGAAGTTCGCGAAGAAGATTGCGTAGGCTGTAATTTATGCTCTATTGTCTGCCCGGTTGACGGAGCGATTGACATGGTCGAAATACCGAACGGAGAGCCAATGACATGGAACGAGCGTCAAGCAGCTATTAAACTGCCGATCTGCCATTCATAG
- a CDS encoding flavin reductase family protein produces MSTLSSKENSSKRLVSSEEFRNVIGHFTSGVSIITVRDEEVDYGITASAVSSVSLDPPMLLICANRSTGTCHAISKKGSFTVNILAEQQSELAMQFARANTEKFKGVEMSYGELGNPVLNGTLAQVECRVVEEVAGGTHSVFLAEVQKANAEDGNPLAYFRGKFGKFKPAE; encoded by the coding sequence ATGAGTACACTTTCTTCCAAAGAGAATAGCTCTAAGCGGTTAGTAAGCTCTGAAGAGTTTAGGAATGTAATTGGCCATTTTACTAGCGGTGTATCGATCATTACCGTAAGAGACGAGGAAGTGGATTACGGCATTACGGCCAGTGCGGTAAGTTCTGTCTCGCTAGATCCACCAATGCTGCTTATCTGCGCTAATAGAAGCACTGGTACATGTCACGCCATTTCTAAAAAAGGCTCTTTCACTGTAAATATTCTTGCAGAGCAGCAAAGTGAGCTGGCAATGCAGTTTGCAAGAGCAAATACAGAGAAGTTTAAAGGTGTGGAGATGTCCTACGGTGAACTTGGAAATCCGGTGTTGAATGGCACGCTGGCACAAGTTGAATGCCGGGTAGTCGAAGAAGTAGCTGGCGGCACCCATTCCGTTTTTCTTGCGGAAGTTCAAAAAGCCAATGCAGAAGACGGAAATCCATTAGCTTATTTCAGAGGAAAGTTCGGCAAATTTAAACCTGCTGAATAG